The sequence TTTGAGCACTTCAATTAGGGTTTTCGTTCTGATCCATGGAATTCCGATGATGCAATCTTTGCTTCAGTAAGTTTAATCAGCTTTACATACTGTAGCTTCAACTCGTAAATTCTGATAACCATAATGGGATGAAGGACTCGGATTATagaagttatttttttattctgaatTTTCCCGAAGATTGCAATGTTGCAAAAAACATGACCTTGTATCTCTGATTCCTCATGATGAAACAATCCAAATCTCTTTGCGCAGGATCACGCACACGGGTAGCGGAATTCCCGAGGAATTACTGTCGCACATGTTTGGAAACACCGAGGACCCATCTGAGGAGGGCCTCAGCCTCCTCGTCTGTAGGAAGCTGCTGAGGCTCATGAACGGCGACATTCGGTATTTACGGGAGGCGAGCAAATCGGCTTTCATGGTCACTGTTGAGCTTGCTTCGGCCACGAACCGTGCCCGGGAGCACGCGGGCTCTCCTTTGAAGAGGCATTGAGATCTTTCTCTGTATATTATACCGAGCTTGATGTACGACCGAGAAGGATGCAAGACGAAGAAAACTCCTCAGGTTTTCTGCATATGTACTCGCACAAACACGCAGAATCGTGCAGATATTGCCGCAAAACTTACTGTTCGCACGTGGACAGCCAAATAAGCAAGGTTTTCGGGGGTGCGTGCCAAGATACGAACTTTGCAGTGATATCTATGCTATTTCGTGTATTTGGAGGGCGTATATGTGCGAAAAACCGCAGGAACTTTTGCTGACCATGGATGTTATGCTTGTAAAACTTTTCAATCTTCTGCAGTATGCTTTTCAACTTCCTGTGTCTGCTGTAGTTTTTTACATGCGCTAGGCTATGGTCTGAACTGGAGAAATGTTTTATGCGGATGATCCGATCCATGATAATCCATGGATCGAGTCGATCGGCCAATTCTCTGGATTAGTTTTGGGCCTTATCTGTAGCAGTTTCCTTTAATGTCTATATCAGCTTGTCTTTTCATCTTGTTCTTTTTATCCAGCTCTAACTATTTTTAGAGTAAGTTGAGAGggttctctttttccttttttaatttttgtccaATAATGGTGAGTAAAGAAAACCTATGTTAGATTGCTAAATGGTAAACCTTTTAATCTATCCCTTATATTAATTGAAAAATATGAAGTTAAGAAATTCAAATTTGCTAATAAAATCAACACTAacgaaaatgaaaaaagaaaaaaaatctagtagtgattaaatATCTCTCTCCTTTCCTTATCCACGTTCACGGCAAAAGAGTGCTGagctcgttctctctctctctctctctctctctctctctctctctctctatagtgaggcggaggaggagagggtgcGCCATAGAGATGCTCGCGCGAGCTCCACAGAGCCCCTTCTCCAATGGCCTCGTCCCCATCCCCCGGCCccatctccatctccctccCCCTCCGAGCTCGGCCTCGACCGCCGGGGCCCGCCGAGGGACGCGGCGGTGGGGGCCGGCGAGggcggagcgcggcggcggaggaggataCGAGAGGGTGCCCATGGAGACCCCCGGCGCGTACCGGCTCGTCGACAAGGCCACCGGCGACGGGGTCATCGTCTGGGGCGGCGCCGACGACGGCGAGGACGCGCCGATCCCCTCCGACGAGGTGCTCTCGTGGAGCACTCGCCGGAGGGAGGAGAAAGGTTAGAGAGATACGAGttccaaaccctaaaccctaaaaaccttaatccttaaaccctaaatcctaaacaATTTGCTTCTATAACTACAAATTACTGTGGATTTGCTAGTGCAGGAGCGTTATAAGGTGTTTATGATGTGTGAATTGCTATGGAGTATGCAAGAAATTAGTGATTTTGGTGCGAGAAGCGATCGAGTAACAGATAGATACATAAATGCTTCATGTGATGCTAAATGAGTGTAGTGTAGAACTCGCAGTAAAATTTagctaaaactcaaaatttagcTAAAACTCGGGTCTACAGTGAAATTTAATCGTGAGAAGTTGTGGCATTTGCTTATGGGTTCATTTGTGTGTccttgaaagaaaaagaaaaaaaaaaaggaaaagaaaagagaggaaatgcTAGGTCAGTGGTGGAAATTGAAATCCTTGTGTTTGCTACTGTGTGAAAAATTGTAGTAAAATTTCTCATGATATTGAGGCTTAGGGGCCTTtgtaccctaaaccctaatcttAAACATGCCACCCAAATTCTATGACAGTTAATGTTCACtccatgtttatatatatatatatatatcaatgaGAGTATGAGTGTTTCAAAATCTTTTAAAGTTGTAAATATGAGTTTATATGTATTAAATTTCAGTCCTTTATCTAGATACTTTGTAGATATGAACTTTCTACTTTAATGGTTTGTAAGATTGCTATGTTTTTCATACCATAGGCTTTGAGATGGTCCCTGGTGCTGCTGATTTCACTAGCAAGCCCGTGTCATCTGTTGGAACCTTCGGTAGATTGAAGGCTCAGAAAGTAAAATCTCTAATCAGAAAGTCTTCTCGGATAAGCAGAGAAAGAGGCAATTTATCAGCTGATGATGCCGATCATGTGAAATCTTTTCAGCTTaccagaaaagaaaaatctaaatttggcGTTATTGAACGTGAAGAGTTAAATAGTAGTGTTGTTGACGAAGAGGTTCAGGATACAAGCTCTTTGCCTATCGGTTCAATACAAAATAATGGATCTGCGGGTGTGCTGGACTCGAAATTCATGTCCAGAGGGTGGGGAGATGCTGCTTCTGGAAACAATGCTACTCTTGGCCGGTCGAGTCACCGCAGAAAATCCTCTAGTGATAGTgatttttttagcaaaaagtCCTTCAAAGATCTCGGCTGCAGTGACGACATGATCAAATCTCTAAGGAATCTAATGTTCCTGCGGCCGTCACATATTCAGGTACTAAAGTGTTTCCGTTGAGAGAAATTCTATAATTTCTTGATGAATTTTTCAGATTCATAAACTTCGGTGAAAAAATTGACCGGTTGTTTTATCATTCAGTTTCATTTCATATGATTGAGCTACTTTAGAAATGACAATAAAAAAACTATTGTTGCTGAATTTCAGAAAATACAAGGATAAAACTTgttataacctaaaaaaatGTTAGCCAATCCAAAATATCCAGAAACATGCAAATTGTTAAATGAggtattagaatttgaattgtTGTTCTTGGATTCTTAATAAACCTGATATTACTGTAAAACATTGGCTATATGCAAAATGGTGTACTAGAGTTCGAGTTCAAATTATTGTTGGTAGGATTGTTAATCAGGTATTTAGGTTTGAATTGTTGTTCTTGGATTCTTAATAAACCTGATATTACTGTAAAACATTGGCTATATGCAAAATGGTGTACTAGAGTTCGAGTTCAAATTATTGTTGGTAGGATTGTTAATCAGGTATTTAGAATTTGTTTGCTGTCTTATTTTCTATTATCCTGTATAAATTAGGGATGAAAAACTTAATGGATACTAGTTTCTATGTACTGGGTCTATGGTAAGTTGATTATGTATATTCCAGCGGATCACTCTTCATTTTCTGATAACTGCAGGCCCTGGCATTTAGGCCTGTTTTAGAAGGAAAGAGTTGCATAATCGCTGATCAAAGTGGATCTGGTAAGACATTGGCATATCTTGCCCCTGTTATACAATGCATAAGACAAGAAGAAGTACTAGGGCTTGGTAAATCCTCATCGAGGAGTCCTAGAGTAATTATACTGGCGCCTACTGCCGAACTAGCTTCTCAGGTTGGTGCTTGGTTTTGGCATTCGTAAGATATGTTCCTTTAAGATTTATCCTAGCATCTTTGTACATACCAGTTTAGTTAATTCCACTtgtttagtattttatttttcaataaagaGTTAGGATATGTTAGCACCaagggaaatttttttttttttttctttttaatatctcacctaaagacaaaaaaaacttcatagcTGCTTGATATGTTATCTTGGAAATACATGTGCACTATATTGCATTGAAATTTGTCTTTGATTAACATTGGCAAGAACAATGTATTTATATCTCCACCATGTTTAGAAACTTTGATGATGTTTGCATTGCTTTTATTCTTTGCTACTGAAACTAACCAAAATCTAATCTAATACTGCCTCAGCATAACCaaggtcaaaattttaaaacttggGTTAGCTAAAGATTAGTAACATCCTATACtagaattttttgaaatttagctAAGAAATATCTTGAAATGTTTTTCTTGACTTATCTAGTGATTTCTAAGTTTGCAGGTGCTTAGCAATTGCCGTTCCATATCAAAGTTCGGGGTTCCCTTTAGGTCGATGGTTGCAACAGGCGGTTTTCGACAAAAAACTCAGTTGGAAACTCTTGAACAAGATTTAGATGTACTCGTCGCAACACCAGGTCGCTTTCTATATCTACTTCACGAAGGATTTCTTCAGTTAACTAACCTCAAGTGGTATGGCTTGTCTATAACTTCCTgtgtatctgaaattttttattttcttcaaattGTTCTTTTAAGTTGAATTAGAAAGAGAAATCTATCTCGCGTATGTTTTTGCAATATAAGCTGTGGATCATCTGAATCTTTCCGGTGTTTAAGGTTGTTATGAATGTTCTCATATTGTTTTATTGGTTTATGTCACTTTTTATGAAGAAAAGACTGTTAACTCTTTTCATGCTTGTTTCGGAATGAGGGTCTTATCTGTTTTGCGCATCATTGCCTTCCCTTCTCTTCAATTTAATCATGAGATATTAGTTATATTTTTGCTTAACTTGTGTATTTAGTAATACTTATCACTCATGCATTTTTCCAGTGTTGTGTTAGATGAAGTCGACATCTTATTCGGTGATGAGGGATTTGAGCAAGTTCTTCAACGGTTAGTTAGTTCGGCGCCAGTTTCAGCACAATATCTATTTGTCACTGCAACTCTTCCATTAGATATCTACAACAAGGTGGTTGAGGTATTCCCTGACTGTGAAGTGATCATGGGACCTGGCATGCATCGTACAAGCTCGCGGCTTGAAGAAGTTGGTCTTCTCTTAACTGCTTCATTTTCTTTATTAGTAGTGTTAAGATTCGAGGAAGAATTTTTGTCTTAGCCTTCTTAAAGATGTGCAGATTACAACAAATCTTCCATGACCTTTTCTGAATAACCTACTTTTATCCAACATATTCTGTTCTAATATATTGACTGATCCATCACTTTacaaagataaaatatttttttcgccAGAGGTTATTCTGTTTTAGAGCATTTATATGACTATTTGAAGTGACTCAATTGCAGGTTCTTGTGGACTGCAGTGGAGAGGATGGGGAAGAGAAAAGTCCAGATACTGCGTTTTCAAATAAGAGATCTGCTCTGTTGCAGCTTGTGGAAGAATCTCCAGTTCCTAAAACTATTATTTTCTGCAACAAGGTGAATCCTCTATCTCTAGTTCTGAATATTAAAATTCCACATGTATGCACATATTCATGTATGTGGCTGGTACAGGTGTGCGTCTATATTTAGTAATTGTATAGCATTTATGTCATACATTATTAGTATGGACACATGATGGTGGGTAGAGAGATTGCAACTTGAAGAGATTAGACCAGATAAATTCAAACCACCTGGAACAATCTACAGGATTTGAATTGGTTATTTAAAAACTGTGAGAATTAGTCCTAAAGAAAATTGTTTGCCAACAACAATTAAACAAGTTATCTCTGCACCCTAGTTTATTAGTTTCTTTTTTGCAACAGATAATATAAGCAGCAGGCTTTTTTTTGTATTGAATATGTTTTTATATCCATTGTGTTATTCTGTTTCAGTAGTCATATGCTTTTTCCAACTTTTCTTAAAATAGTGTCCTATTTTATGTCCCTGCTTTATTGTTTGCGTAATGACAGTTGTTTGCTTTATGTGTAGATTGAGACCTGCAGAAAGGTTGAGAATGTGTTGAACAGATTTGATAGGAAAGGGTCACACATCAAAATTTTGCCTTTCCATGCTGCATTGGCACAGGAAATGCGCCTCGCAAACATTAAGGAGTTTCTTAACTCACAATCGGCAGATTCGATGTTCCTCATATGCACAGATAGGTATTACATCAAGGAATATACTAGTTATcttgatctttatttattttctgtgtgtgtgtgtttcatGTTTTTGTGGCCGACAGTTTACATTATATAGATAGTAAATCTTTCTGTaatgtattattttttcttactgCACACATTTCTTCTTTCCCTCAAATTTTATAGAGCATTTGTTATTTTTGTGATATCTTGGCTGCTTCTATTAACTGGGATTGGACTACATACTTGTGACAGGGCATCACGAGGCATAGATTTTGCGAACGTGGACCATGTGGTGCTCTTCGACTTGCCTCGTGATCCGAGCGAGTACATCCGCCGTGTCGGGCGGACGGCTCGAGGTGCTGGGGGCACAGGCAAGGCCTATGTGTTTGCTGTGGGCAAGCAGGTTTCTTTGGCAAGAAAAATAATGGAAAGAAACAAGAAGGGCCACCCGCTACACGACTTGCCTTGTGCTTACGAGCTTCACAATTCGGTTCTCTAGGAGGGTAACACCAATTTGAGtgaatatatagtttttttgaGTTATATGCAAAGCAACAGCAGCACCAAACAAGTTGAGATGTTACCGTATATGAGAAATGGTACAAAAGGCCTCTGTTCAAGTTCCTTTGGAGTGTCAAGTGTGTACTTGGCAACACTTGTAGAAAGAGAAcataatttttggagtaaaatttTGGTTCTCTTGTTCTTTAATCAAGTAGTATAGCTGGTTTTTTTCACTCTGCTATTGAGTTTTGAGAAATTATGCTTGCTATTTAGATGCCAAAAGCAATCAAATCCAAATAATTTTTGCTAATTCTGTTTGCTTGCTTGTGAAAAGCTATACTTAGAAAGCACAATACTATTAACTAAAAAAGAGATCAAGTATAACTGGTGATAGGAATAAAATGGGTTCTTCATGTTACCGTTTTGGATTTCCTCAGAAAAGCGTAGGGGTGTCAATTTTCCCGTTTGTTGTGGTTTGCACCTGCCCAAATAGAAAAGCAACCAAACAATATAGGCTTAATACTATGTAATATCGGTAACCTGTTTTGCTTTCTAATGGAGTTAATTGAGCAAGTAAATGCTACACCTTTTAAGAGCCGTTGTCGACATTTTGAAGGAGATGATACTGGGCGTTCTGCAGAAGAGCTCGAGATGCCTCATTGGATGCATCTTGCGCACGTAGCTCCTTTATCTCCTCCTGCCACTTCTCCATCTGCTCCTTGTGTATCCTGAGATGTGTAGTGTGTAAAAAAGCAAAGGAGAGGAATCGACAGCACGTGCACTCACACACAGACACACAGGGTTAAAGAGGGGGGAAGCGCACGAGATCAAACGGTCTTCAAACTCCGCAGTCAGATTCCTGAAGATCGTCCGCCCAGCTTCCAGCAGATCCGAGACCTTAAGACGGTATATTTTTATCAAGTTCAACTGTCACTGACTCGGTCCCCGATAGAATCTTAATCCTAGTGATGTCCCTCTTAACTTCTACAGCTTTGTTTAGCACTTCAATGATGAAATGCTTATTCCAAGCTTAACCATTAAAAAGAATATTCACATGTTTATAACATAAAGGTTGTTACTACATCTTAAAGGTCGGTAAATTACGGCATCAGCCACAAAATTTTCTACATTCATACCATCCTAGAAAAATTATGTGGTAGTTATCATAGCCATATCATTTTCAAGAGATGATGCAACGATTCAATGAATCATCTAAAATAATGCGGTtcaattgaaatgaaaattagGCTCACTGCAACATATGAAGTTAGTTGATCTAGAAATATTTGGTTACAAGTTCAGATTCCAATGATATAGTTTACGCTTTCATAGTTTCAGCAAACAAATTTTGTAACCAATAATTTCAGAGTTAACCACTGCATCACAAGACAGCAACCAATCCTCCTCCGATTAATCAGTGTTTTTCTATCTAGCAAGTCTAAATACTAAGCTCCAGTAGCAGATTAAGCTATTGATTCGTCTAAACAACTAATCAATCCATCGTTGGGCATTCGATCAATACCTTTTCTGTGAATTGATCGATCCGCGCCATGATGCGCTGGATGTGGAGCTCCATCTCCTCCGATCCCCCCACCACCA is a genomic window of Ananas comosus cultivar F153 linkage group 13, ASM154086v1, whole genome shotgun sequence containing:
- the LOC109719324 gene encoding DEAD-box ATP-dependent RNA helicase 50, whose amino-acid sequence is MLARAPQSPFSNGLVPIPRPHLHLPPPPSSASTAGARRGTRRWGPARAERGGGGGYERVPMETPGAYRLVDKATGDGVIVWGGADDGEDAPIPSDEVLSWSTRRREEKGFEMVPGAADFTSKPVSSVGTFGRLKAQKVKSLIRKSSRISRERGNLSADDADHVKSFQLTRKEKSKFGVIEREELNSSVVDEEVQDTSSLPIGSIQNNGSAGVLDSKFMSRGWGDAASGNNATLGRSSHRRKSSSDSDFFSKKSFKDLGCSDDMIKSLRNLMFLRPSHIQALAFRPVLEGKSCIIADQSGSGKTLAYLAPVIQCIRQEEVLGLGKSSSRSPRVIILAPTAELASQVLSNCRSISKFGVPFRSMVATGGFRQKTQLETLEQDLDVLVATPGRFLYLLHEGFLQLTNLKCVVLDEVDILFGDEGFEQVLQRLVSSAPVSAQYLFVTATLPLDIYNKVVEVFPDCEVIMGPGMHRTSSRLEEVLVDCSGEDGEEKSPDTAFSNKRSALLQLVEESPVPKTIIFCNKIETCRKVENVLNRFDRKGSHIKILPFHAALAQEMRLANIKEFLNSQSADSMFLICTDRASRGIDFANVDHVVLFDLPRDPSEYIRRVGRTARGAGGTGKAYVFAVGKQVSLARKIMERNKKGHPLHDLPCAYELHNSVL
- the LOC109719326 gene encoding uncharacterized protein LOC109719326 isoform X2, whose product is MEVLHKRMRTTEGSEGDGEGEVGAEEEAAAAEEEAAMVVGGSEEMELHIQRIMARIDQFTEKVSDLLEAGRTIFRNLTAEFEDRLISIHKEQMEKWQEEIKELRAQDASNEASRALLQNAQYHLLQNVDNGS
- the LOC109719326 gene encoding uncharacterized protein LOC109719326 isoform X1 encodes the protein MEITVEFDLFLLFCVIFRLRSKEGSEGDGEGEVGAEEEAAAAEEEAAMVVGGSEEMELHIQRIMARIDQFTEKVSDLLEAGRTIFRNLTAEFEDRLISIHKEQMEKWQEEIKELRAQDASNEASRALLQNAQYHLLQNVDNGS